One stretch of Actinacidiphila sp. DG2A-62 DNA includes these proteins:
- the rpoZ gene encoding DNA-directed RNA polymerase subunit omega, producing MSSSITTPEGIINPPIDELLEATDSKYSLVIYAAKRARQINAYYSQLGEGLLEYVGPLVDTHVHEKPLSIALREINAGLLTSEAVEAPPTV from the coding sequence GTGTCCTCTTCCATCACCACGCCCGAGGGCATCATCAACCCGCCGATCGACGAGCTGCTCGAGGCCACCGACTCGAAGTACAGCCTGGTGATCTACGCGGCCAAGCGCGCCCGGCAGATCAACGCGTACTACTCCCAGCTCGGCGAGGGCCTGCTGGAGTACGTCGGCCCGCTGGTGGACACCCACGTCCACGAGAAGCCGCTGTCCATCGCGCTCCGCGAGATCAACGCAGGGCTGCTCACCTCCGAGGCCGTCGAGGCGCCGCCGACCGTCTGA
- the gmk gene encoding guanylate kinase, which yields MSPAVHPRLTVLSGPSGVGKSTVVAHLRSVHPEVWLSVSATTRKPRPGEKHGVQYFFVDDDEFDKLIANGELLEWAEFAGNRYGTPRRAVLDKLSAGEPVLLEIDLQGARLVRASMPEARLVFLAPPSWEELVRRLTGRGTESAEVIDERLATARVELAAEPEFDATLVNTSVEAVASELLALMGIA from the coding sequence ATGAGCCCTGCAGTACATCCGCGGCTGACCGTGCTCTCCGGCCCCTCGGGGGTCGGCAAGAGCACGGTCGTCGCCCATCTGCGCAGCGTGCACCCCGAGGTCTGGCTCTCGGTGTCCGCGACCACGCGCAAGCCCCGGCCCGGCGAGAAGCACGGCGTGCAGTACTTCTTCGTCGACGACGACGAGTTCGACAAACTCATCGCCAACGGCGAACTGCTGGAGTGGGCCGAGTTCGCGGGCAACCGCTACGGCACCCCGCGCCGCGCCGTGCTCGACAAGCTCTCGGCCGGGGAGCCGGTGCTCCTGGAGATCGACCTGCAGGGCGCCCGGCTGGTGCGCGCGTCGATGCCCGAGGCCCGGCTGGTCTTCCTGGCGCCGCCGAGCTGGGAGGAACTGGTCCGCCGGCTCACCGGCCGCGGCACCGAGTCGGCCGAGGTCATCGACGAGCGCCTGGCCACCGCGCGGGTCGAACTGGCCGCAGAGCCCGAGTTCGACGCGACCCTTGTCAACACCTCCGTCGAGGCGGTAGCGAGCGAGCTGCTAGCCTTGATGGGGATTGCATGA
- a CDS encoding integration host factor, with the protein MALPPLTPEQRAAALEKAAAARRERAEVKNRLKHSGASLHEVIKQGQENDVIGKMKVSALLESLPGVGKVRAKQIMERLGISESRRVRGLGSNQIASLEREFGGTAA; encoded by the coding sequence GTGGCTCTTCCGCCCCTTACCCCTGAACAGCGCGCTGCCGCGCTCGAAAAGGCCGCTGCGGCTCGCCGGGAGCGCGCCGAGGTCAAGAACCGACTGAAGCACTCCGGCGCCTCCCTCCACGAGGTGATCAAGCAGGGCCAGGAGAACGATGTCATCGGCAAGATGAAGGTCTCCGCCCTGCTCGAATCGCTGCCCGGCGTCGGCAAGGTCCGCGCCAAGCAGATCATGGAGCGGCTCGGCATCTCCGAGAGCCGCCGGGTGCGCGGTCTGGGCTCCAACCAGATCGCCTCCCTGGAGCGCGAGTTCGGCGGCACCGCCGCCTGA